The following are encoded in a window of Stegostoma tigrinum isolate sSteTig4 chromosome 40, sSteTig4.hap1, whole genome shotgun sequence genomic DNA:
- the LOC125448055 gene encoding MOB kinase activator 1A → MSFLFGVRNNRTFKPKKNIPEGSHQYELLKHAEATLGSGNLRQAVMLPEGEDLNEWIAVNTVDFFNQINMLYGTITEFCTEQSCPVMSAGPRYEYHWADGTNIKKPIKCSAPKYIDYLMTWVQDQLDDETLFPSKIGVPFPKNFMSVAKTILKRLFRVYAHIYHQHFDSVMQLQEEAHLNTSFKHFIFFVQEFNLIDRKELAPLQDLIEKLGSKDR, encoded by the exons TGGGGTTCGAAATAACAGAACTTTCAAACCAAAGAAGAATATTCCGGAAGGTTCCCATCAATACGAGCTGCTAAAGCATGCTGAAGCAACTTTGGGAAGTGGTAACCTTCGTCAAGCTGTTATGTTACCAGAAGGCGAGGATCTAAACGAATGGATTGCTGTCAATA CTGTCGACTTCTTCAACCAAATCAACATGCTGTATGGAACAataacagagttttgtacagaacAAAGCTGTCCTGTGATGTCAGCAGGACCAAG ATATGAATACCATTGGGCTGATGGCACAAACATTAAAAAACCAATTAAGTGTTCTGCTCCAAAGTACATTGATTACCTGATGACATGGGTACAGGACCAGCTTGATGATGAAACCCTCTTTCCTTCAAAAATAG GAGTGCCGTTTCCTAAAAACTTCATGTCTGTGGCCAAGACCATTCTGAAGCGGCTGTTCAGAGTCTACGCTCATATTTATCACCAGCATTTTGACTCTGTGATGCAGCTTCAGGAAGAGGCCCATCTTAATACTTCCTTCAAGCACTTCATATTTTTTGTTCAG GAATTTAATCTGATTGACAGGAAAGAGCTTGCTCCACTCCAAGATCTAATTGAAAAACTTGGATCAAAGGACAGATGA